TTAAAACTATTAGGCTAACGTGAGGTGAATGTCATGTGGAAAGAAAAAGGAAAACAAATGTTAGCATGGATTACACTCGGGATCGTCATTCTATTACAAATAAGTTTTCATATAATAGACTGGTTGTTTCATAAAGTAATATCCATTCTTACATTCCTTCCCAACATGGCACTTGAAATTGCATCTATCGCTTGGTCAATTATTGCCTCCATTACTATCGTGATTATATGGAGCATCGCCAAACTTTGGAACAAGTTATTTAAAGAGGACAGTTCTTCTGAAAAGAAGTAACTGTCCTTTTTTATGTCTATTTAGATTTTCTATAGAAATTTGATGCGATAAGACAAAGCAAACCAACTATGACAACACTCATACCAATCCCTTTATGCAAAATAGGAAATAGCGGTGGTATATCCGAATAAAAATTTGCTAATGTGAGACCTATTGAAAATAAAAGTACTCCTATTCTATATAACCATTTTCTTTTGTTCATCATTCTCCCTCCTAAAATTTTTCATACCCTCCTTTCTTTTGGACATACTACCTAAAAAAGGAGTGCATAATATGCAAAATTCTATACATAAGCAGATCCTATTTTTATTTTTCCTCTTTCTCATTCTCGTTATCATTTTCAGCTTTATATTACATACTCCAAAAGATGTGCCTAATAGCGTTTCTTTTTATAAACTTTTGCTCTCGTATTGCCGTTATTGAAGAAGGTGCCT
This Bacillus mycoides DNA region includes the following protein-coding sequences:
- a CDS encoding DUF3975 family protein; protein product: MWKEKGKQMLAWITLGIVILLQISFHIIDWLFHKVISILTFLPNMALEIASIAWSIIASITIVIIWSIAKLWNKLFKEDSSSEKK